Proteins from one Burkholderia sp. genomic window:
- the rplK gene encoding 50S ribosomal protein L11 translates to MAKKIVSFIKLQIPAGKANPSPPVGPALGQRGLNIMEFCKAFNAQTQAIEPGLPVPVVITAFADKSFTFVMKTPPATVLIKKAVKIDKGSSKPHTDKVGSITRAQAEEIAQTKMPDLTAADLDAAVRTIAGSARSMGITVEGV, encoded by the coding sequence ATGGCAAAGAAAATTGTCAGCTTTATCAAGCTGCAGATCCCTGCAGGTAAAGCCAACCCTTCGCCGCCGGTCGGTCCAGCGCTCGGCCAGCGCGGCCTGAATATCATGGAGTTCTGCAAAGCGTTCAACGCGCAGACCCAAGCTATCGAACCGGGCCTTCCGGTTCCAGTCGTGATCACGGCATTCGCGGATAAGAGCTTCACGTTTGTGATGAAAACGCCGCCTGCGACTGTCCTCATCAAGAAGGCAGTGAAGATCGACAAAGGCTCAAGCAAGCCCCACACCGACAAAGTCGGTTCAATCACGCGCGCGCAAGCTGAAGAAATCGCGCAGACCAAGATGCCTGACCTCACAGCGGCGGATCTGGACGCGGCAGTTCGTACTATCGCGGGCAGCGCACGCTCGATGGGCATCACCGTGGAGGGCGTGTAA
- the rplA gene encoding 50S ribosomal protein L1, translating to MAKISKRRQAFPAMLDRQKLYRIEDALALVKECANAKFNESIDVAVQLGIDAKKSDQMVRGSVVLPAGTGKSVRVAVFAQGDKAEQARAAGAEIVGMGDLAEQIKAGQMDFDIVIASPDTMRIVGTLGQILGPRGLMPNPKVGTVTPDVATAVKNMKAGQVQFRVDKTGIIHVTIGRASFEPTALRSNLSALIEALQKAKPATSKGVYLRKVVVSSTMGIGVHVDQSSLTAQ from the coding sequence ATGGCTAAGATCTCGAAGCGTCGTCAGGCATTTCCCGCCATGCTCGACCGTCAGAAGCTGTATAGGATTGAAGACGCACTGGCACTTGTGAAGGAATGTGCGAACGCGAAATTCAATGAATCGATCGACGTCGCAGTCCAGCTCGGCATCGACGCAAAGAAGTCGGACCAAATGGTTCGCGGTTCGGTTGTGCTTCCGGCAGGTACCGGTAAGTCGGTTCGTGTTGCCGTGTTTGCGCAAGGCGACAAGGCCGAGCAGGCTCGTGCAGCCGGCGCAGAAATCGTCGGCATGGGAGACCTGGCCGAGCAGATCAAAGCTGGTCAAATGGATTTCGACATCGTGATCGCGTCGCCGGACACGATGCGTATCGTCGGTACGCTGGGTCAGATTCTCGGCCCGCGCGGCCTGATGCCAAATCCGAAGGTTGGTACGGTGACGCCGGACGTCGCCACCGCGGTCAAGAACATGAAAGCGGGTCAGGTCCAGTTCCGTGTGGACAAGACCGGTATCATTCACGTCACGATTGGCCGTGCGTCGTTCGAGCCAACCGCGCTACGCTCCAATCTGTCTGCGCTGATCGAAGCGCTGCAGAAGGCTAAGCCGGCAACCAGCAAGGGCGTGTACCTGCGCAAGGTCGTGGTGTCGAGCACGATGGGCATCGGCGTTCACGTTGATCAATCTTCGCTGACTGCACAGTAA
- the nusG gene encoding transcription termination/antitermination protein NusG, with protein MSDTPAMPSGKRWYVVHAYSGMEKTVQRALQERIERAGMQDKFGQILVPTEEVVEVRGGHKAVTERRFFRGYVLVEMEMTDQAWHLVKNTAKVTGFIGGARNRPSPISPREVEKIMSQMQEGVEKPRPKTLFEVGEMVRVKEGPFTDFNGTVEEVNYEKSRMRVSVTIFGRATPVELEFGQVEKV; from the coding sequence ATGAGCGATACTCCGGCGATGCCGAGTGGAAAGCGTTGGTACGTCGTGCACGCTTACTCCGGTATGGAGAAGACCGTGCAACGTGCACTTCAGGAGCGCATTGAACGTGCGGGCATGCAAGACAAGTTTGGCCAGATCCTGGTGCCGACCGAAGAGGTCGTCGAAGTTCGGGGTGGCCACAAGGCAGTGACCGAGCGTCGTTTCTTCCGCGGCTACGTGCTGGTCGAGATGGAAATGACGGACCAAGCCTGGCACCTCGTGAAGAACACGGCCAAGGTGACCGGCTTCATCGGTGGCGCACGGAATCGACCGAGCCCGATTTCCCCACGGGAAGTCGAAAAAATCATGTCGCAGATGCAGGAAGGCGTGGAAAAGCCGCGTCCGAAAACCCTATTCGAAGTGGGTGAGATGGTCCGGGTTAAGGAAGGTCCATTCACTGATTTCAACGGCACGGTCGAAGAAGTCAACTACGAAAAATCGCGAATGCGCGTGTCCGTCACTATTTTTGGTCGGGCAACACCGGTCGAGCTCGAGTTCGGTCAGGTCGAAAAAGTCTAA
- the rplJ gene encoding 50S ribosomal protein L10, with product MPLNRQDKQAVVAEVFAQIAKAQTVVLAEYRGIAVGDLTKLRAQAREKQVYLRVLKNTLVRRAVEGTPFAPLAEQMTGPLIYGISEDAIAASKVVNDFAKSNDKLIIKAGSFDGKVMDKAGVQALASIPSLEELLSQLLFVMQAPVSGCARALAALAEKKQGEAA from the coding sequence GTGCCGCTGAATAGACAAGACAAGCAAGCCGTCGTCGCTGAGGTTTTCGCGCAAATCGCGAAGGCCCAGACCGTTGTACTGGCTGAGTATCGTGGAATTGCGGTTGGCGATCTGACCAAGCTGCGCGCGCAAGCTCGTGAAAAGCAGGTGTATCTGCGCGTGCTAAAGAATACTCTGGTACGCCGCGCAGTTGAAGGTACGCCATTTGCTCCGCTGGCAGAGCAGATGACCGGCCCGCTGATCTACGGCATCTCGGAAGATGCAATTGCTGCCTCGAAGGTCGTGAACGACTTCGCGAAGAGCAATGACAAGCTGATCATCAAGGCGGGTTCGTTCGATGGCAAGGTAATGGACAAAGCTGGCGTTCAAGCGTTGGCAAGCATCCCGAGCCTCGAAGAACTGCTCTCGCAGCTGTTGTTCGTCATGCAGGCTCCTGTTTCCGGTTGCGCGCGCGCCCTCGCCGCGCTGGCTGAGAAGAAGCAGGGTGAAGCTGCATAA
- the rplL gene encoding 50S ribosomal protein L7/L12: MAIAKEDILAAVEGMTVLELNELVKAFEEKFGVSAAVVAVAGPAGVGTAAPVEEQTEFTVILAEMGVNKVSVIKAVRELTGLGLKEAKDLVDGAPKPVKESVPKAAAEEAKKKLEEAGAKVEIK, from the coding sequence ATGGCAATCGCAAAGGAAGACATCCTAGCAGCAGTTGAAGGCATGACTGTTTTAGAACTGAACGAACTGGTTAAGGCGTTCGAAGAAAAGTTTGGCGTGTCGGCAGCTGTAGTGGCAGTTGCTGGCCCGGCGGGCGTCGGCACAGCTGCTCCAGTCGAAGAGCAGACTGAATTCACAGTTATCCTGGCTGAAATGGGGGTCAACAAGGTCTCCGTTATCAAAGCCGTTCGCGAACTGACGGGCCTGGGCCTGAAAGAAGCAAAGGACCTGGTCGACGGCGCACCGAAGCCAGTCAAAGAAAGCGTGCCGAAGGCTGCCGCTGAAGAAGCGAAGAAGAAGCTGGAAGAAGCTGGCGCAAAGGTCGAAATCAAGTAA
- the rpoB gene encoding DNA-directed RNA polymerase subunit beta, translating into MQYSFTEKKRIRKNFAKRSIVHQVPFLLATQLESFNTFLQAEVSVAQRKPEGLQAAFTSVFPIVSHNGFARLEFVSYALSSPAFNIKECQQRGLTYCSALRAKVRLVLLDKESSSKPLVKEVKEQEVYMGEIPLMTPTGSFVINGTERVIVSQLHRSPGVFFEHDKGKTHSSGKLLFSARIIPYRGSWLDFEFDPKDSLYFRVDRRRKMPVSILLKAIGLTPEQILAHFFAFDNFALMDEGAQMEFVPEHLRGEVARFDIKDRDGKVIVQKDKRINAKHIRDLEAAKTKFISVPKDYLLGRVLAKNVVDGDTGEVMANANDEITESVLDKLREAKIKEIQTIYTNDLDQGPYISSTLRVDETADKTAARIAIYRMMRPGEPPTEEAVEALFNRLFYSEDAYDLSKVGRMKFNRRVGRDEIVGPMTLLDDDILATIKILTELRNGKGEVDDIDHLGNRRVRCVGELAENQFRAGLVRVERAVKERLGQAESENLMPHDLINSKPISSAIREFFGSSQLSQFMDQTNPLSEITHKRRVSALGPGGLTRERAGFEVRDVHPTHYGRVCPIETPEGPNIGLINSLALYAHLNEYGFLETPYRKVTDSKVTDQIDYLSAIEEGRYVIAQANASVDENTGELTDDLVSAREAGETMMVTPDRIQYMDVAPSQIVSVAASLIPFLEHDDANRALMGSNMQRQAVPCLRPEKPVVGTGIESTCAIDSGTTVQAYRGGVVDYVDAGRIVIRVNDEEAVAGEVGVDIYNLIKYTRSNQNTNINQRPIVKMGDKVARGDVLADGASTDLGELALGQNMLIAFMPWNGYNFEDSILISENVVADDRYTSIHIEELNVVARDTKLGPEEITCDISNLAEVQLGRLDESGIVYIGAEVEAGDVLVGKVTPKGETQLTPEEKLLRAIFGEKASDVKDTSLRVPSGMSGTVIDVQVFTREGIVRDKRAQQIIDDELKRYRLDLHDQLRIVESDAFQRLARMLDGKVANGGPKKLAKGTKIHQAYLSDLDYYQWFDIRLADEEAAAQLEAIKNSIVEKHHQFDLAFEEKRKKLTQGDELPPGVLKMVKVYLAVKRRLQPGDKMAGRHGNKGVVSKIVPVEDMPYMADGRPADVVLNPLGVPSRMNVGQVLEVHLGWAAKGLGWRIGEMLARQAKIEELRVFLTKIYNESGRREDFDSFSDDEIIELAKNLREGIPFSTPVFDGATEEEMLKMLDLAFPDDIAQQLGMTPSKNQVRLYDGRTGEAFERTVTVGYMHYLKLHHLVDDKMHARSTGPYSLVTQQPLGGKAQFGGQRFGEMEVWALEAYGASYVLQEMLTVKSDDVNGRTKVYENLVKGDHVIDAGMPESFNVLVKEIRSLGIDIDLDRN; encoded by the coding sequence ATGCAATATTCCTTCACCGAGAAGAAGCGTATTCGTAAGAATTTCGCGAAGCGCTCCATCGTTCACCAAGTTCCTTTCCTGCTGGCCACTCAGCTAGAATCATTCAACACGTTTCTACAAGCTGAAGTGTCTGTAGCACAACGCAAGCCAGAAGGCCTGCAAGCCGCTTTTACCTCTGTTTTCCCGATCGTTTCGCACAATGGTTTCGCTCGTCTCGAGTTCGTGAGCTATGCTCTGTCGTCGCCGGCATTCAACATCAAAGAATGCCAGCAGCGCGGCCTGACTTATTGCTCGGCACTGCGCGCCAAGGTACGCTTGGTACTCCTCGACAAGGAATCGTCAAGCAAACCCCTGGTCAAGGAAGTGAAGGAGCAGGAGGTGTACATGGGCGAAATTCCGCTCATGACTCCGACCGGCTCGTTCGTCATCAATGGTACTGAGCGCGTGATCGTATCGCAGCTCCACCGTTCTCCGGGCGTGTTTTTCGAACACGACAAGGGCAAAACCCACAGCTCGGGCAAGTTGCTGTTTTCGGCACGGATCATTCCCTACCGCGGCTCGTGGCTCGACTTCGAATTCGACCCGAAGGACAGCCTATACTTCCGCGTCGACCGGCGCCGCAAGATGCCGGTGTCGATCCTACTTAAGGCCATCGGCCTGACCCCGGAACAGATCCTCGCGCACTTCTTCGCGTTTGACAACTTTGCCCTAATGGACGAAGGCGCGCAGATGGAATTCGTGCCAGAGCACCTGCGTGGTGAAGTCGCACGCTTCGACATCAAGGATCGCGACGGAAAGGTCATCGTCCAGAAGGACAAGCGGATCAACGCGAAGCACATCCGTGACCTGGAAGCTGCGAAAACTAAGTTCATCTCGGTGCCGAAAGACTACCTGCTCGGTCGCGTGCTAGCGAAGAACGTGGTCGACGGCGATACCGGCGAAGTGATGGCGAACGCGAACGACGAGATCACCGAGAGCGTGCTGGACAAGCTGCGCGAGGCAAAGATCAAAGAAATCCAGACGATTTACACGAACGATCTAGATCAGGGTCCGTACATCTCATCGACGCTACGCGTCGATGAGACGGCCGACAAAACAGCCGCCCGTATCGCCATTTACCGCATGATGCGCCCGGGTGAACCGCCGACGGAAGAAGCCGTCGAGGCGCTGTTCAACCGTCTGTTCTACAGCGAAGATGCCTACGACCTGTCGAAGGTCGGTCGCATGAAGTTTAACCGCCGCGTCGGTCGTGACGAGATCGTCGGCCCGATGACGCTGCTGGACGACGACATCCTCGCGACCATCAAGATCCTAACTGAGCTACGTAACGGCAAGGGCGAAGTTGATGATATCGACCACCTTGGCAACCGTCGCGTGCGTTGTGTTGGCGAACTTGCAGAGAACCAGTTCCGCGCCGGCCTGGTGCGGGTCGAGCGCGCAGTGAAAGAACGCCTAGGCCAGGCCGAAAGCGAAAACTTGATGCCGCATGATCTAATAAACTCGAAGCCGATTTCCTCGGCGATCCGCGAGTTCTTCGGTTCTTCGCAGCTCTCGCAGTTCATGGATCAGACCAACCCGCTGTCGGAAATCACGCACAAGCGCCGTGTTTCCGCACTGGGCCCGGGCGGCCTGACGCGTGAGCGTGCTGGCTTCGAAGTTCGTGACGTGCACCCGACCCATTATGGCCGCGTGTGCCCAATCGAAACGCCGGAAGGTCCGAACATCGGCCTGATCAACTCACTGGCGCTTTACGCGCACCTAAATGAATACGGTTTCCTCGAGACGCCGTATCGCAAGGTCACGGACAGTAAGGTGACCGACCAGATCGACTACCTTTCGGCGATCGAAGAAGGCCGTTACGTGATCGCCCAGGCGAACGCCTCGGTGGACGAGAACACAGGCGAACTGACCGACGATCTGGTTTCGGCGCGCGAAGCGGGCGAAACCATGATGGTCACGCCGGACCGCATCCAGTACATGGACGTAGCACCGTCACAGATCGTCTCGGTGGCTGCATCGCTGATCCCGTTCCTCGAGCATGATGATGCGAACCGCGCACTGATGGGCTCGAATATGCAGCGCCAGGCCGTGCCTTGCTTGCGTCCAGAAAAGCCAGTGGTCGGCACGGGTATCGAGAGCACTTGCGCGATCGATTCGGGTACCACGGTCCAAGCCTATCGCGGTGGCGTAGTCGACTATGTCGACGCAGGCCGTATCGTGATTCGCGTAAACGACGAAGAAGCGGTAGCGGGTGAGGTTGGTGTCGACATTTACAACCTTATCAAATACACGCGTTCGAACCAAAACACGAACATCAACCAACGTCCAATCGTGAAGATGGGCGACAAGGTCGCGCGCGGTGACGTGCTGGCCGACGGTGCCTCGACGGACCTGGGCGAGCTTGCGCTCGGCCAGAATATGCTGATCGCGTTCATGCCGTGGAACGGCTACAACTTCGAAGATTCGATCTTGATTTCGGAGAACGTGGTGGCGGACGATCGCTACACGTCGATCCACATTGAAGAACTGAACGTAGTCGCTCGCGACACCAAGCTCGGACCAGAAGAAATCACGTGCGACATCTCGAATCTGGCGGAAGTCCAGCTCGGTCGTCTCGACGAATCGGGCATCGTCTACATCGGTGCCGAGGTTGAAGCAGGTGACGTTCTGGTCGGCAAGGTCACGCCGAAGGGCGAGACCCAGTTGACGCCGGAAGAGAAGCTGCTGCGTGCGATCTTCGGCGAGAAGGCTTCGGACGTGAAGGACACGTCGCTGCGCGTGCCCTCGGGTATGAGCGGCACAGTGATCGACGTGCAGGTGTTCACGCGCGAAGGCATCGTGCGTGACAAGCGCGCGCAACAGATCATCGACGACGAACTGAAACGCTATCGCCTCGACCTGCACGATCAGCTGCGTATCGTGGAAAGCGATGCCTTCCAGCGTCTGGCGCGCATGCTCGACGGCAAGGTCGCCAACGGCGGCCCGAAGAAGCTGGCCAAGGGCACAAAGATCCACCAGGCCTACCTGTCGGATTTGGACTACTACCAATGGTTTGACATCCGCCTGGCAGACGAGGAAGCAGCGGCCCAGCTTGAAGCGATCAAAAACTCGATCGTGGAGAAGCATCACCAGTTCGACCTGGCCTTCGAAGAGAAGCGCAAGAAGCTCACTCAAGGCGACGAGCTGCCGCCGGGTGTGCTGAAGATGGTCAAGGTCTACCTTGCAGTTAAGCGTCGCCTGCAGCCTGGAGACAAGATGGCGGGCCGTCACGGCAACAAAGGCGTTGTCTCGAAGATTGTTCCGGTAGAAGACATGCCGTACATGGCCGATGGCCGTCCAGCCGACGTTGTGCTGAATCCGCTCGGCGTGCCGTCTCGAATGAACGTGGGCCAGGTGCTCGAAGTCCATCTTGGCTGGGCCGCGAAGGGCCTCGGCTGGCGGATCGGCGAGATGCTGGCGCGTCAGGCGAAGATCGAGGAACTGCGTGTATTTTTGACCAAAATCTACAACGAATCTGGCCGCAGAGAAGACTTCGATAGCTTTAGTGACGACGAGATCATCGAGCTCGCGAAGAACCTGCGCGAGGGCATTCCATTCTCCACGCCGGTATTCGACGGCGCGACCGAAGAGGAAATGTTGAAGATGCTCGACCTAGCGTTCCCGGACGACATCGCGCAGCAGCTCGGCATGACGCCATCGAAAAACCAGGTACGCTTGTATGATGGTCGTACGGGTGAGGCATTCGAGCGGACCGTAACGGTCGGCTACATGCACTATCTGAAGCTACACCACCTGGTCGACGACAAGATGCACGCGCGTTCGACCGGCCCGTACTCGCTCGTCACGCAGCAGCCACTGGGCGGCAAGGCGCAGTTCGGTGGCCAGCGTTTCGGGGAAATGGAAGTGTGGGCGCTCGAGGCCTACGGTGCATCCTATGTACTGCAGGAAATGCTGACGGTGAAGTCAGACGACGTGAACGGTCGGACGAAGGTGTACGAAAACCTTGTCAAGGGCGACCACGTGATCGACGCGGGCATGCCGGAATCCTTCAACGTATTGGTGAAGGAAATCCGCTCGCTCGGTATCGACATTGACCTCGATCGCAACTAA